Proteins from a genomic interval of Candidatus Flexicrinis proximus:
- a CDS encoding electron transfer flavoprotein subunit beta/FixA family protein, protein MLIVSFTRSTPDTAAALTVGADGKVNWGGAGTVVNPWDEYALEEAIVQAKNAGGKATVIAIGGEMHADALKHSLAMGLDEAIRIEDPAVDPTDGLAYGITAAAAVRKLGETRLVIFGKEAVDVGSDQHTAVTARKLGWNLLTGVAKILAVDFAAGTIKVERALEGGKQVVTSSLPAVISVTKEINEPRYPSFIGIRKASKAVIPVWSLADLGVALSARATETVAIRGLPARSVQVEMIEGEPAQQAAILVDKLLAEKVL, encoded by the coding sequence TTGTTAATCGTATCTTTTACCCGCAGCACGCCGGATACGGCGGCTGCATTGACCGTCGGCGCGGACGGCAAGGTCAATTGGGGCGGCGCGGGAACCGTCGTCAATCCATGGGATGAATATGCCCTTGAAGAGGCCATCGTTCAGGCCAAGAACGCCGGCGGCAAAGCCACAGTCATTGCGATTGGAGGCGAAATGCACGCCGACGCCCTGAAACACAGCCTGGCGATGGGTCTCGACGAAGCGATCCGCATTGAAGATCCGGCTGTCGACCCGACCGATGGCCTCGCTTACGGTATCACAGCGGCCGCGGCGGTCCGCAAGCTGGGCGAAACCAGACTCGTGATCTTCGGGAAGGAAGCCGTTGATGTCGGTTCCGACCAGCACACGGCTGTAACGGCGCGCAAGCTCGGCTGGAACTTGCTGACTGGCGTCGCCAAAATCCTCGCCGTCGACTTTGCGGCTGGTACCATTAAGGTCGAACGGGCACTAGAAGGCGGCAAACAGGTTGTCACCAGCAGCCTGCCTGCCGTCATCAGCGTCACTAAAGAGATTAACGAACCGCGCTACCCATCCTTCATCGGTATTCGCAAGGCCTCCAAAGCAGTCATTCCGGTGTGGTCGCTGGCGGATCTGGGCGTCGCGCTCTCTGCGCGTGCCACTGAAACGGTCGCGATCCGCGGTTTGCCCGCGCGCAGCGTTCAGGTTGAGATGATCGAGGGGGAACCCGCCCAACAAGCCGCGATTCTGGTTGACAAGCTGCTAGCCGAGAAGGTGCTGTAA
- a CDS encoding PLP-dependent aminotransferase family protein: MVLSPESNSSDNEYEELKARGVIDAMQGSGSFIADGLAVIQRPLQSMMPINDEPEEVVRMLWSVNRADGVISLALGLPADELMPIEMYEAARSRALRRDRAAALNYEDPSGYEPLKRAIAAEMGKRGAVVDPADVIVTIGAQEALNLTARALATAGDTVLTEAPGFFLYTMSMKRMGYRVLGYSIEQDGPDWDTLAGALRQTTVGGQDEVWARPRFVMASPDNQNPTGSHWSMSERYRFVKAMNELDLQIIEDATYSDLSYDAPATVPLVALDPDVIHIGTFSKSMMPALRIGWVVARGALREQLITLRNIACGSAYGLAQRAMAELLTTGQYDEHLQRVRAEYRVRRDALCDALTEYMPPEVTFARPAGGYYVWLNLPESVPSGLLFKRSLERGIAVAPASVFFPAAATNSIRLSFARYNADTLRYAAKRLGELVKSLMR; encoded by the coding sequence TTGGTACTGTCCCCAGAATCCAATTCGTCAGACAATGAATACGAAGAACTGAAGGCGCGCGGCGTGATCGACGCCATGCAGGGCAGTGGTAGTTTCATCGCCGATGGCCTCGCCGTGATTCAGCGGCCTTTGCAATCGATGATGCCTATTAATGACGAGCCTGAAGAAGTCGTCAGGATGCTTTGGAGCGTCAATCGCGCCGATGGCGTGATTTCGCTGGCTCTGGGCTTGCCGGCGGATGAGCTGATGCCGATTGAGATGTATGAAGCAGCCCGTTCGCGTGCGCTGCGCCGTGACCGTGCTGCCGCCCTCAACTACGAGGATCCAAGCGGATATGAGCCGCTCAAGCGGGCAATCGCGGCCGAGATGGGGAAGCGCGGCGCCGTGGTTGACCCGGCAGATGTGATCGTCACTATCGGCGCGCAGGAGGCGCTGAACCTGACGGCCCGCGCTCTGGCGACGGCTGGCGATACCGTGCTCACGGAAGCCCCCGGCTTCTTTCTCTATACCATGAGTATGAAGCGCATGGGCTATCGTGTTCTTGGCTACAGCATAGAACAGGATGGCCCAGATTGGGACACCCTGGCTGGTGCGTTGCGGCAAACCACCGTTGGCGGACAGGATGAAGTGTGGGCGCGTCCACGTTTTGTGATGGCTTCCCCTGATAATCAGAACCCGACCGGTTCGCATTGGTCGATGAGCGAGCGCTACCGGTTCGTGAAGGCGATGAATGAGCTCGACCTGCAAATCATTGAAGACGCGACCTATTCCGACCTCAGCTACGATGCGCCGGCAACAGTGCCACTGGTTGCGCTGGACCCGGATGTGATTCACATCGGCACGTTCAGCAAGTCGATGATGCCGGCGCTGCGGATCGGCTGGGTCGTGGCGCGTGGTGCCCTGCGCGAGCAGTTGATTACCCTGCGGAATATCGCCTGTGGCAGCGCTTATGGCCTGGCACAGCGGGCGATGGCCGAGCTGCTGACGACCGGTCAGTATGACGAACATCTGCAGCGCGTTCGCGCAGAGTACCGGGTCCGCCGCGACGCGTTGTGCGATGCGCTGACCGAGTACATGCCGCCTGAAGTGACGTTTGCCCGTCCTGCCGGGGGCTACTATGTTTGGCTGAACCTGCCGGAGAGTGTCCCCAGCGGCCTGCTGTTCAAACGGTCGCTGGAGCGCGGTATAGCCGTCGCGCCGGCCTCGGTGTTTTTTCCCGCCGCCGCGACGAATTCAATCCGCCTGTCGTTTGCACGCTATAACGCCGATACGCTGCGTTATGCGGCCAAGCGTCTGGGTGAACTAGTCAAGAGTTTGATGCGCTGA
- a CDS encoding electron transfer flavoprotein subunit alpha/FixB family protein: MSVLVWIETNEGVAKQTSWEALGAGKIIADGFGVPLTAVVFGKNAGALAQQAIHHGAANAIAVDDATLEPFRLEPYAALLSQLVRDLGAKAVVAVATGAGRELLAASAADTDSGMLSDAVELSVAGGKVSVVRPVYAGKLLSDAASTGAGTVFVTVRGRAFKPLGENPAAAGTVTYAAPVLAEADIKTKIESFEAESGTVNLTDAAIIVSAGRGISNNPKEPPAGTDKPDVWKAQDGFANVIKPLADVLGGAVGASRAAVDAGYIPYAHQVGQTGKTVAPDLYIACAISGAIQHQAGMRTSKVIVAINKDGEAPIFKMARYGLVGDIYKIVPALTEELKRRLGK; this comes from the coding sequence ATGAGTGTTCTGGTTTGGATCGAAACAAATGAGGGTGTCGCCAAGCAGACCAGTTGGGAAGCGCTCGGCGCAGGGAAGATCATAGCGGACGGCTTTGGTGTTCCACTGACGGCGGTCGTCTTTGGCAAAAACGCGGGTGCACTCGCTCAGCAGGCTATTCATCACGGTGCGGCCAACGCCATCGCTGTGGACGACGCCACTCTTGAGCCTTTCCGGCTTGAACCGTATGCCGCCCTCTTGAGCCAACTCGTCAGAGACCTCGGCGCTAAGGCTGTCGTGGCAGTTGCGACCGGCGCGGGGCGCGAACTGCTTGCCGCAAGCGCCGCGGATACGGACAGTGGGATGCTGTCCGACGCTGTGGAACTGAGTGTGGCCGGCGGTAAAGTATCTGTGGTGCGCCCGGTTTACGCAGGTAAACTCCTCAGCGATGCCGCCAGCACTGGTGCGGGTACGGTCTTCGTAACCGTTCGCGGCCGTGCGTTCAAACCGTTGGGTGAGAACCCCGCCGCCGCAGGAACAGTGACCTACGCTGCGCCAGTCCTCGCTGAGGCCGACATCAAGACCAAAATCGAGTCCTTCGAAGCCGAGTCAGGCACCGTCAACCTCACCGACGCCGCGATTATCGTCAGCGCCGGACGCGGGATTTCCAATAACCCCAAGGAGCCGCCGGCAGGGACCGATAAACCCGACGTGTGGAAAGCTCAGGACGGTTTTGCCAACGTCATCAAGCCGCTCGCAGATGTCCTGGGAGGCGCGGTCGGTGCTTCGCGTGCCGCTGTTGACGCCGGCTATATCCCCTATGCGCATCAGGTAGGGCAAACCGGAAAGACCGTTGCACCCGATCTGTATATCGCCTGCGCGATTAGCGGTGCGATCCAGCATCAGGCAGGAATGCGCACAAGCAAAGTGATCGTAGCCATCAACAAAGACGGAGAAGCGCCGATCTTCAAGATGGCGCGCTACGGCCTGGTGGGCGATATCTACAAGATCGTGCCCGCGCTCACTGAGGAACTCAAGAGGCGGCTCGGCAAGTAA
- a CDS encoding TetR/AcrR family transcriptional regulator — translation MTKKRGAPSKRDSILYAAGQVVISEGAGQLTLDSVAEKAGVSKGGLLYHFPTKDALISELLSAYLGAFDAQIGDYIAGDTESKAGRFLRAYVRTSFTDTRPDPGLAAAALAAITARPELLQKVRDKYAEWQSRALSDEIPIETALTVMLATDGIWCAELLGIEPLKSDQRALLQTALLRLLKG, via the coding sequence ATGACCAAGAAGCGTGGCGCACCCTCCAAACGAGATTCCATCCTGTACGCCGCAGGTCAGGTTGTCATCAGCGAAGGCGCCGGTCAGCTCACGCTCGACTCGGTCGCTGAAAAAGCTGGGGTCAGCAAAGGTGGGCTGCTCTATCACTTCCCGACCAAAGACGCGCTGATCTCAGAGCTGCTCAGCGCATACCTTGGCGCCTTTGATGCTCAGATCGGCGACTACATCGCAGGAGATACCGAGTCAAAGGCCGGTCGGTTCTTGCGGGCGTACGTCCGGACAAGCTTCACGGATACACGACCCGACCCAGGGCTCGCGGCCGCGGCACTTGCAGCGATCACCGCAAGGCCCGAGCTTCTGCAGAAAGTACGTGACAAATACGCAGAGTGGCAGTCCCGTGCCCTCAGTGACGAGATCCCGATAGAAACCGCCTTAACGGTCATGCTGGCCACGGACGGCATCTGGTGCGCTGAATTGCTCGGTATTGAGCCGCTCAAGAGCGATCAGCGGGCACTGCTGCAGACGGCGCTGTTAAGGCTTCTCAAGGGTTAA
- a CDS encoding small multi-drug export protein: MDYLGAAAAAWFLGFFPLTEAAIAVPAALASGLDTFSAIFWTVLGNLTPVLLIHYGYEGLMRIGRLRNWMDRLVSEKSKARFDKWGVWFILVFTPWIGVWAMGVTAKALQIDSRRFIAFAFISVTIYAVVLTFILRAAASLVN; encoded by the coding sequence ATGGATTACCTTGGTGCAGCGGCGGCCGCATGGTTTCTGGGGTTCTTCCCCCTGACGGAAGCGGCAATAGCGGTGCCTGCGGCATTGGCATCCGGCCTGGACACGTTTTCGGCGATCTTCTGGACGGTGCTGGGGAATTTGACCCCTGTCCTGCTCATCCACTATGGCTATGAAGGGCTGATGCGGATTGGACGGCTTCGCAACTGGATGGACAGGCTCGTCAGTGAAAAGTCGAAAGCCCGCTTCGATAAGTGGGGCGTATGGTTTATATTGGTCTTTACGCCCTGGATCGGGGTATGGGCGATGGGCGTCACAGCCAAGGCATTGCAGATCGATTCGCGGCGGTTTATCGCGTTTGCGTTCATCAGCGTCACGATCTACGCGGTGGTGCTGACGTTTATCCTGCGGGCGGCCGCGAGCCTGGTGAACTAA
- a CDS encoding acyl-CoA thioesterase: protein MFVPEGYRYRTPIAIRYGDMDTLGHVNNAKYLTYLEQSRVSYFRDQKLWDGSISATGMIVARVEIDFKAPITVADEEAVVWTRVSRLGGKSFDMEHLILVKRNDLPVTAAISRTVIVVFDYIRNATVQIPDAWRSLMIDYDGLGPASG, encoded by the coding sequence GTGTTCGTGCCGGAAGGTTACCGCTACCGTACACCGATTGCCATTCGTTATGGCGACATGGATACCCTCGGTCATGTCAACAACGCCAAGTACTTGACCTACCTGGAACAAAGCCGCGTCAGTTACTTTCGCGATCAGAAGTTATGGGACGGCAGTATTTCGGCCACAGGCATGATCGTCGCGCGGGTTGAAATCGACTTCAAAGCGCCGATAACCGTAGCCGACGAGGAAGCCGTAGTCTGGACGCGTGTCAGCAGACTCGGCGGCAAGAGTTTCGACATGGAGCACCTGATCCTCGTCAAACGCAACGATTTGCCGGTAACTGCAGCCATCTCGCGAACCGTCATTGTGGTTTTCGATTACATCAGGAACGCCACGGTCCAAATTCCGGACGCGTGGCGTTCTCTGATGATCGACTATGATGGTCTCGGTCCTGCCTCAGGCTGA
- a CDS encoding trypsin-like peptidase domain-containing protein yields the protein MRRLALILIVITAILGIGSTALAQGLSPEDITKISQSVVFILASQDGQPVSTGSGTIVEPTGLIYTNHHVVEGANGFEVYVTRTVGELPESIGFASVVRAFNEIDFAILQIDRDPEGRQIDPMSLNLPALNRGSREIALGDHITVFGYPSVGDGFLVITQGSVTSVENANLFESRVPLWYRTDAEISPGNSGGLVVDDSGAFLGIPTMVRSEERTLGRLGGILPFIAVETVLGAYEQGMIPDSVNFTVNNASPTPICYLYVSPSTASEWGADALGDAGTIPSGQSFSIQIPPGIYDVLMQDCDTNELASLRERDFTSTAVVNFPADSVQQDSNQNLSIRITNVEYDVAVDDGGEIGFKIHTEINAVGFLGQEIRTGVFFTFADGTPVSCANMTQDECDPNGNLTVQSVLTPSFEDTIWEDYWFWVPYIGMPDGLSGRVEFSVTANVGLNDGTALTNPSEPASVAIDFGTGGQVQTSEEMSIEITSMEFDVAGDRSSENGVKTYVDFNVNGFQGVPIRVALFFFWADGTAVACPQATDAYYCDPSGGLTVQEVVTPSYDASEWTGYWMHVPYGAFPTGLTGTQAGYVVANIGVDGGTEMNSPSASYTFELYY from the coding sequence ATGCGTCGTTTAGCTCTGATACTCATTGTTATTACAGCGATTTTGGGAATTGGCAGCACAGCGCTTGCACAGGGGCTGTCTCCGGAAGACATCACAAAAATATCGCAGTCCGTCGTATTTATCCTTGCCTCGCAGGACGGTCAGCCGGTCTCGACTGGCTCCGGTACCATCGTCGAACCTACCGGGTTGATCTACACCAACCACCACGTTGTTGAAGGGGCGAACGGTTTTGAAGTCTACGTAACCCGTACCGTGGGAGAACTGCCCGAATCGATCGGTTTCGCCAGCGTTGTGCGCGCATTCAACGAAATCGACTTTGCGATCCTTCAAATCGACCGCGACCCCGAGGGGCGCCAGATTGACCCGATGTCGCTCAATCTACCGGCCCTGAACCGAGGCTCGCGAGAAATCGCACTGGGCGATCACATCACCGTCTTTGGTTATCCCAGCGTGGGAGATGGTTTCCTGGTCATCACACAAGGAAGTGTGACCAGCGTCGAGAACGCGAATCTGTTTGAGAGCCGCGTGCCGCTGTGGTACCGCACCGATGCGGAAATTTCGCCGGGGAACTCGGGCGGTCTGGTGGTCGACGATTCCGGTGCTTTCCTCGGCATCCCGACCATGGTGCGCTCTGAAGAAAGAACACTCGGACGCTTAGGCGGTATTCTTCCGTTTATCGCGGTCGAGACTGTCCTTGGTGCCTACGAACAGGGCATGATTCCCGACTCGGTGAACTTCACGGTGAACAACGCGTCGCCGACCCCCATATGCTACCTGTATGTTTCGCCGTCGACGGCCTCGGAGTGGGGCGCGGACGCGCTCGGCGATGCAGGAACAATTCCGAGCGGACAGTCGTTCAGCATTCAGATCCCGCCGGGGATCTACGATGTGCTGATGCAGGACTGCGACACAAACGAACTGGCAAGCCTCCGCGAGCGCGACTTCACGTCGACGGCTGTCGTCAATTTCCCTGCCGACAGCGTTCAGCAGGACAGCAATCAGAACCTGAGCATTCGCATCACCAATGTCGAGTACGACGTGGCCGTGGATGACGGTGGCGAAATCGGCTTCAAGATTCACACGGAAATCAACGCGGTCGGCTTCCTTGGCCAGGAAATCCGAACAGGAGTATTCTTTACATTTGCCGACGGGACTCCCGTTTCCTGCGCAAATATGACGCAGGACGAGTGCGATCCAAACGGCAATCTGACCGTACAATCAGTGTTGACTCCCTCATTCGAAGACACGATCTGGGAAGATTACTGGTTCTGGGTTCCGTATATCGGAATGCCTGACGGCCTCAGTGGTCGTGTGGAATTCTCAGTGACTGCCAACGTCGGGCTGAATGACGGCACCGCACTGACGAATCCGAGCGAACCCGCATCGGTCGCCATCGACTTCGGAACTGGCGGACAGGTTCAGACCAGCGAAGAGATGTCGATTGAAATCACTTCGATGGAGTTTGATGTGGCGGGTGACCGCAGCAGCGAAAACGGCGTCAAGACCTATGTCGATTTCAATGTAAACGGGTTCCAGGGCGTTCCCATCCGTGTTGCGTTATTCTTCTTCTGGGCCGATGGCACGGCCGTTGCCTGCCCGCAGGCGACAGACGCTTACTATTGTGACCCATCAGGTGGCCTGACAGTGCAGGAAGTCGTGACTCCGTCATACGACGCCAGTGAGTGGACGGGCTACTGGATGCATGTGCCCTATGGTGCGTTCCCGACCGGCTTGACCGGTACGCAGGCAGGGTATGTGGTCGCAAATATTGGTGTGGATGGCGGCACGGAAATGAACAGCCCGAGCGCAAGCTACACATTCGAGCTGTACTACTAG
- a CDS encoding NUDIX hydrolase, translating into MEEKTTATRRIYDGRVIHLDVLDVELPNGMTSMREIVRHPGAVAIVPLDTENNVLMVRQFRMAAGKIMLEIPAGTLKPGEDPALCADRELQEEIGHSAGKMEPLGAFYVAPGYTTERIFLYLATHLVEARLPMDEDEFIEVERVPLAEAVRLVTSGEIDDGKTINGILRAARIYGL; encoded by the coding sequence ATGGAAGAGAAAACGACAGCCACGCGGCGGATCTACGATGGCCGCGTGATTCACCTGGACGTGCTTGACGTTGAGCTGCCCAACGGTATGACCTCGATGCGCGAGATCGTCCGACACCCCGGCGCCGTGGCGATAGTACCGCTAGATACCGAGAACAACGTACTGATGGTGCGCCAGTTCCGGATGGCCGCGGGGAAGATCATGCTCGAAATCCCGGCGGGGACGCTGAAACCGGGCGAGGATCCCGCGCTTTGCGCCGACCGCGAACTGCAGGAAGAGATTGGGCACAGCGCCGGCAAGATGGAACCTCTTGGCGCGTTCTACGTGGCTCCCGGCTACACGACCGAGCGTATCTTCCTGTATCTGGCGACCCACCTGGTCGAGGCGCGTTTGCCGATGGATGAAGACGAGTTTATCGAGGTCGAGCGAGTCCCCTTGGCCGAGGCCGTCCGGTTGGTGACTTCCGGCGAGATCGACGATGGCAAGACGATCAACGGCATTTTGCGCGCGGCGCGCATCTACGGGCTTTAA
- a CDS encoding alpha-amylase, translating to MNGRKYLIYEINTRVWLNTLSRRFGKPITLANVPEVVVEDLTKLRISAIWLMGVWTRSKAGREGALKYKHEYKAALPDLTDADVIGSAYAIGKYEVAAEAGGRDGMAAFRAQLIKRGLRLIVDFVPNHVALDHPWVGGDAELCVRGTPELLESRPGDFFQSVRPDGTTTITAHGRDPNFPAWNDTAQLNAFSPSLRQAAIATLRDIAVQTDGVRCDMAMLMMNPVFQRTWGWLLGNETPSQEFWPEVIAAVKQVNPTFIFIAEAYWGLEWALQAEGFDFTYDKYLYDLLRDEKVLDLQNYLGTDVGFQRRTLRFIENHDEPRAVVEFKSDQAAKAKAAAAVTLTLPGAVLLHDGQLTGRRIKLPVQITREMDEPADASIKAYYDKLLAEVRQPEYSLGMWRQLPTTGSIIAYTWTLQDQVRLVIANITSETQGGQVTLTDCGRHPLVNVMTNQIIAPHGESLEVYMPAYSVNTYQIDMSGPAQTSFSEKVANKITGVYQQVRNWIKGDGASG from the coding sequence ATGAACGGTCGCAAGTACCTGATATACGAGATCAATACACGGGTGTGGCTGAATACCCTTAGCCGGCGCTTTGGAAAGCCGATCACGCTGGCCAACGTCCCGGAGGTGGTCGTCGAAGACCTGACCAAGCTCAGGATCAGCGCGATCTGGCTGATGGGCGTCTGGACGCGCAGCAAGGCAGGGCGCGAGGGCGCGTTGAAGTATAAGCATGAGTATAAGGCGGCGCTGCCTGACCTGACGGACGCGGACGTGATCGGCTCGGCCTACGCCATCGGCAAGTACGAGGTGGCGGCGGAAGCCGGCGGACGAGACGGCATGGCGGCGTTCCGCGCCCAGCTTATCAAGCGCGGGCTGAGGCTGATCGTGGATTTTGTGCCTAACCACGTCGCGCTGGATCACCCGTGGGTCGGCGGGGACGCGGAGTTGTGTGTCCGGGGAACGCCCGAGCTGCTCGAATCACGGCCGGGGGACTTCTTCCAATCCGTCCGGCCGGATGGTACGACGACGATCACGGCGCATGGCCGCGACCCGAATTTTCCGGCGTGGAACGATACAGCGCAGCTCAACGCGTTCAGTCCGTCGCTGCGGCAGGCGGCGATCGCGACGCTGCGCGACATTGCCGTACAGACCGACGGCGTACGCTGCGATATGGCGATGTTGATGATGAATCCGGTCTTCCAGCGGACGTGGGGCTGGCTGCTGGGAAACGAGACGCCGTCGCAGGAGTTCTGGCCAGAGGTCATCGCGGCGGTGAAGCAGGTCAATCCAACGTTTATCTTCATTGCCGAGGCCTACTGGGGTCTGGAGTGGGCATTGCAGGCAGAGGGATTCGACTTTACCTATGACAAGTACCTGTATGACCTGCTGCGGGACGAGAAGGTGCTGGACCTGCAGAACTACCTGGGTACAGACGTGGGATTTCAGCGCCGGACGCTGAGGTTTATCGAGAACCACGACGAGCCGCGGGCGGTTGTCGAGTTTAAGAGCGACCAGGCCGCTAAGGCCAAAGCGGCGGCTGCCGTGACGCTTACGCTGCCAGGCGCGGTGCTGCTGCACGATGGACAACTGACCGGACGGCGCATTAAGCTCCCGGTGCAGATCACACGGGAGATGGATGAGCCGGCCGACGCATCGATCAAGGCCTACTACGACAAACTGCTGGCCGAAGTCCGCCAGCCGGAGTACTCGCTAGGGATGTGGCGGCAGCTTCCGACGACGGGCAGCATCATCGCCTATACCTGGACTCTGCAGGACCAGGTGCGGCTGGTGATCGCCAACATCACCTCAGAAACCCAGGGCGGACAGGTGACCCTGACCGACTGCGGCAGGCATCCGCTGGTCAATGTCATGACCAATCAGATCATCGCCCCGCACGGCGAGAGTCTGGAAGTCTATATGCCGGCTTACTCGGTCAATACCTATCAGATCGATATGTCCGGTCCGGCGCAGACCAGCTTCTCCGAAAAGGTCGCCAACAAGATCACCGGCGTCTATCAGCAGGTCCGTAACTGGATCAAGGGAGACGGAGCGAGCGGCTAA
- a CDS encoding metal-dependent transcriptional regulator codes for MTITSAMQDYLAEAYRLGYYNGDAQPISTSALADVLGVSAPAVTRMVQRLRDAGYLDHEPYRGVILTDAGIREALRSIRRHRLVERFLTDVMAFGWHEVHDAADELGAVVSDSLVDRMDVMAGHPRRCPHGEPIPTVDGIMPRVVDSPLTEAAVNVPLVVSRVNSHDEEKLRYLDTLGLKTGASFQVIERAPFSGPIKLSIQGKEHFIGHELARTLRVCAPHEFELA; via the coding sequence ATGACTATCACGTCCGCGATGCAGGATTATCTGGCCGAGGCCTACCGGCTTGGATACTACAATGGCGACGCGCAGCCGATCTCAACTTCAGCATTGGCCGACGTATTGGGCGTTAGTGCTCCAGCCGTCACGCGCATGGTGCAGCGCCTCAGGGACGCCGGCTATCTCGATCACGAGCCGTACCGCGGCGTCATCCTGACCGATGCCGGTATTCGTGAGGCGCTTCGGAGCATCCGCCGCCACCGCCTCGTAGAGCGCTTCCTGACCGATGTTATGGCCTTTGGCTGGCACGAAGTCCACGATGCAGCCGACGAGCTTGGCGCGGTCGTGAGCGACAGCCTCGTCGACCGAATGGATGTGATGGCCGGTCATCCGCGCCGCTGCCCGCACGGTGAGCCGATCCCGACAGTGGACGGCATCATGCCGCGCGTCGTCGACTCGCCGCTCACCGAAGCAGCCGTCAACGTTCCGCTCGTCGTCAGCCGCGTAAACTCGCATGACGAGGAAAAACTGCGCTATCTCGACACCCTCGGCCTCAAAACCGGCGCCTCGTTTCAGGTCATCGAGCGTGCGCCGTTCAGCGGTCCGATCAAGCTGTCTATACAGGGTAAAGAGCATTTCATCGGCCACGAACTGGCCCGGACTCTGCGCGTTTGCGCTCCCCACGAATTCGAATTGGCATGA
- a CDS encoding VOC family protein, translated as MRIEHVAIWVTDLEQSREFFTRYFNATTGERYENPTRQFVSYFLTFPDDGARLELMAKPGLDAAKAESIGWAHLAISLGSETAVDALALRLTNEGYRVVDGPRRTGDGYYEAVVLGPDEIRIEITV; from the coding sequence ATGAGAATTGAACACGTGGCCATTTGGGTCACGGACCTGGAACAATCGCGCGAGTTCTTTACCCGCTATTTCAACGCCACAACAGGCGAGCGCTATGAGAACCCGACCCGCCAGTTTGTCTCGTACTTTCTGACCTTTCCTGATGACGGTGCGCGTCTTGAATTGATGGCCAAACCTGGCCTGGATGCAGCTAAAGCAGAGTCGATCGGCTGGGCCCATCTCGCGATCTCATTAGGGTCGGAAACCGCGGTTGACGCCCTGGCGCTGCGCCTGACCAATGAGGGATACCGCGTCGTTGATGGCCCGCGCCGTACCGGGGATGGCTACTACGAGGCGGTTGTACTTGGCCCCGATGAAATCCGGATCGAGATCACAGTATGA
- a CDS encoding LysM peptidoglycan-binding domain-containing protein → MLRKIAFGFAMVAVMLGSGGCLLRASDSADPTAIPQLLPSPTPFPSATWTLGPTQAPEVFIVTATPDENALIQMTAVAQLSEPTVDPIILGVTQTIAAATQIYVNMTASAAFVFEIPTATPTLDPAFNVIPTLTPTTGFAGGTGDCEHVVSAGENLFRIGLRYGVGYQTIANYNGIANPALISIGQRIVIPNCGAGTGTSETGSVGGTGSTGTIDTSTGSTCGSEVVVDQGDTLFAISLRCNVLIRTIMSLNGISNPDMIYFNQTLRLQ, encoded by the coding sequence ATGCTGCGTAAAATCGCCTTTGGCTTTGCCATGGTTGCTGTGATGCTAGGATCGGGAGGGTGTTTACTTCGCGCAAGCGATAGTGCCGACCCGACGGCTATTCCACAACTGCTGCCAAGCCCGACGCCATTTCCGTCTGCGACATGGACCCTTGGGCCAACCCAGGCACCGGAAGTCTTCATCGTTACCGCCACGCCAGATGAAAATGCACTTATCCAGATGACTGCCGTCGCGCAGCTCTCTGAGCCAACCGTCGATCCGATTATCCTTGGCGTGACGCAGACGATTGCAGCGGCCACGCAGATCTATGTCAATATGACCGCTTCGGCTGCATTCGTGTTCGAAATCCCGACCGCCACACCCACGCTAGACCCTGCATTTAACGTCATCCCGACCTTGACTCCCACCACGGGTTTCGCGGGGGGGACTGGTGACTGCGAGCATGTCGTGAGCGCCGGAGAGAACCTATTCCGGATCGGCCTGCGTTATGGCGTGGGGTATCAGACGATCGCGAACTATAACGGTATCGCCAACCCGGCTCTGATCTCGATCGGCCAGCGCATCGTCATTCCTAACTGCGGTGCCGGCACGGGCACGTCCGAAACGGGAAGCGTTGGCGGAACGGGCAGCACGGGCACGATCGACACCTCAACCGGCAGCACATGCGGGTCGGAAGTGGTTGTCGATCAGGGCGACACGCTGTTTGCCATCTCACTGCGCTGTAACGTCCTGATCCGGACGATCATGTCGCTGAACGGAATCAGCAACCCGGACATGATTTACTTCAACCAAACACTGCGCCTACAGTAA